AGGGAGCCGCCACCAGTACTCGGCGAGCATCGGCAAAACGGGCGACCTGATCGACGTGGCCGTCCGTGTCGTCTCCCAGAATTCCGTGGCCCGGCAGCCAGACGACGTTGCGAGCTCCCATGAATCGCCGCAAAGCCGCTTCCATGCGTTCGCGCGTGATTCCCCGGTTGCGGTTCGGATTCAGCAGGCAGCTTTCCGTCGTCAGAATTGTGCCGGCACCGTTTCCGTCGACCGATCCGCCTTCCAGAATCAGTTCCGGACGAACGGCGGGCATGTCCAGCCGTGCGGCGATTCGCCCGGCAACTTTCGCGTCCTGATCCCAGGGAGGGTACTTTTCTCCCCAGGCGTTGTAGTCCCAGTCAATGACGATCTGTTCGGGACCACTGCCGACGTTGGGCCGGCGGTTCAGAAAAATGGGCCCGTGGTCGCGACACCACGAGTCGTTGACGGGGATCTCCACGAAGTCAACGGAATGACAGGACTCCACGGCCGAACAGGCTTCCACGACAAACGGTCGAGCAGCCTTGATGACGGACTCGCTGCCGGCAAGGATCCGCACGGGCTCAAACCGGCTGACCGCCGCAACGAACCTGGCGAAAGCCGGAGGAATGCGTTCAAAGAGTCCCGGCCACGTATTGGCGTTCACCGGCCAGGCGACCCACGTCGCCGCATGTCCTTCCCATTCCGCCGGCCAGCGATAATTTTCCGGGTCCGCTTGCATGACGCGCACGGTCTGGTTTCGCAGACGTTTCGTCAAGCCTGCGACGCGGGTGCCCCGGACTTTCCAATCCGTCGTAAGACACCAGGCGGTGCGGGCTGCCCGAAGCACGAAAGCACGCGCAATTCGAACCGTCAGTCCATTCCGGTGAATTCCCGCCAGGATTCCGCGCCGCCGATCGAACAGGCGTGACTGCCAGCCGGCTGCCGGTTTTCGAAACCTGCCAATGGCTGGACACCGGCTGCCGGTTTACCATGACAGAATGCTGGCGCAGGCAATTCGCAGGAACGGAACCGGCGCTGAAACGACCGACGAGAGCGTCATTCGACATCGTCTGCCGGCACTGTTCGTTCACTGGACCTGGACGGTCGATCGACCACACACCGCATCGTTCCGGCAGCGACAGACTTGAGGTATTGCATCGAATGGTTTGGCCCGAGCGGCGGCGAAACGATCGCGCGAATTGGTCGAATCACCTCACGGCTGGCTCGTTTCAGTCAACAGGAAGCCGCAATTCGCACCACCTGATCTTTTTCGGAGAGCTGTGATGAGAACCGCTGTTGCCACCTGGATGCTGCTGAGTTTCACTTCCGGCGCGCTCAACGCTCAGGACGCGCTGCCCTTCAGTCACCGAGTGGAAACTTTTCAGGATGAAGATGACGCGCAGATCAGGGCTTTTGTGGTTCGCCTCGAGCAGCCATTCTTCGCCAGCGAATTTGAAAAGAACAGTTACGTGCGGCTGAAATCGCTCGATGACCGTTCGTTTCTGATCTATCCCCGCGAAACCCGGTTTGACCGAAACCACGCGGAGTTCTACGGGCGTCTTCGCGGTGTCGGAGCGGCCTCCGTCAGACTGTCGTACGAAACGGTCTCCGAAAATCCGGACGGTTCACGCCGCGTCGAGACTCGGCAGGCCGACATCGAAATCCCGATTCCCGTTGAACACGGCGGACTGAAACTCACCTACACGACATGGGCCGAATATCAGAATCAGCACTTCGCCAACCTGCTGGAATACTATCCCGGCGAATCGTTCTTCGAATACCTGCTGCTGCAGTCGCGTGAACGCTACGGAGTCACGCCGCCGCCAATGTCGATGTCAAAACTGACGGCTGACCAGGAAACCAGCGAAGAACGGCTGTATCACCTGTTTTCCGGAGGCCTGGAACTGCAGCGGACTTTGCAGCGCAGGACGCTTCGAGGTTCGGCGAAACAAGGAGACCTTACGATTCATGTCAGTGACGTCCGGCCGCCTGACGTGATGTCGCCCGATTATCGGGAACTGCTGAAACAAAAGTCTGAACAGGCTGCTCCCGGACCTCTGCCGGAATCCGCGTCGCTCATTCCCCAGGATCAGTACTACCTGCGTTTCAGTTCCTGGAAGACCGCTGACAGCCTTCACCGCGAAATCGGTAACTGGATTGAACCGCTGCTGAGAATGCTGACCGAAGACGCGCGAGACCATCACCTGCGGTCAAAGTACGAAACACAACTGGTCACGGACTTTGATGATCTGCGGCCGCTGTTCCAGGACGGCGGTGTCACTGAACTGGTGCTGACGGGTTCCGATTTCTATCTCGCGGAAGGCACGGATCTGACGGTGCTGCTGCGAGCCCGGAACGCGGAAGTTCTCGCAAAAAAACAAGCGGAATGGCTGGCCAATGCAAAGCAGCGATTTCCGGACATGGAGGATCGCGAATTCAACTACCTGGGTACTCGGATCGTCGCCCGCTACACGGCCAGCCGCGAAATCAGTTCCTTCCAGGCTCAACACGAAGACTGGACCATCATTTCCAACAGTCACGTCGCGATCCGCCGCGTGATCGACACGGTGCAGAACAAGCAGCCGTCACTGGCTTCAGCACCCGACTTCCAGTACGTCCACGCTCTTCATCCTTCGGCGAACGACGCCGATTCCGGATACCTCTTCCTGTCCGACGCATTCCTGCGATACCTCAGCAGCCCGTCATTCAAAATCGGTGAACGGCGGCGCAAGCAGAGTCTGAACAACCTGGTCATGCTGAACAACGCGTCGCTGTTTTATCGGCTGGAGTACGATCGCACTCCGGACGGACTGGCGTCATTGATCGACGGCCGGTTCATCAATCGCGACAAGCTGGTTTGTCCTCAGGGCGGCGCCTATGCATTTGACGCCGACAGCGACGCGGCCACCAACTCCGTCTTTAACCGGCTGAAATACCTGACACCGATCCGCGAACTCCGCGTCCTGCAGGTTTCCAAAGAAGAAAAGGAAGAATACGAACGTTACGTCCAGCGTTACTCGTCGTTCTGGAAGGACTACTTCTCGCCGCTGGCCGTGCGGCTGTCGACGGACCCGAATCTGGTGGTTGAATATTGCCTGCTGCCATTCGTCAACAGCAACGGCTGGCACGGCTACCGCGACATGCTCAGCGAAGATGAACGATCGCTGCGACTGATGCCGCCCGCGGAATCGATGTTCACGTCGATCACACTTCTGAACAATCGCGAACAGACAAAAGCACTGCTCACGTCACTGCCGGGCGTCGATGGTGTCCTGCGGGACGATCCGACGCTGACCGATCTGAGCTGGCTGGGAAACCGTGTCTCATTCAATTTCTGCGACGCTCATTCGGTTCTGGAAATTGACCCGACAAGACTCAGGCAACTGAATGCTCCGTTTCCGCTGCAGCCGTCCCTGCAGGCCGCGATCGCCACGGCGGCCTTTGCGGCGGTCGCCCCGACTTATGTCACGATCAATGTCGAAGATCCCGACAAGGCGGATCGATTTTTGAGCATGCTGCTGTCGCGAGTGTTCCTGCACGAATCCGATGTCGCAGGTTTCGAAACCGCGATCGATGCCTACCAGTTACCCGCTCACCGTGAACATTCCATCTATGGTGTCACTTATCGCATCTATGCCGCTCGTATTCGTTTCTACCTGTCCGTCGTCGGCGGCGAACTGGTTGCCGCCACGGAACCGCACGTCCTGCGACAGGTCATCGATGCCGCTCTGGATCAGCCGCCGGAACAGGAAATCAGCGGTCAGTTCGCCTGGCGTCTGCGCACGTCCGCTCTGCAAAAGCTGAAGGACGACGTCCGCACGTACTGGCAGGAACACATGCGCCGCGCGTCCTATCACAACATCATGCCAATCTACACTCTGCTGCATTTGTACGATGTGCCGATCGGTCAGGTCGATTCACTGTCCGACGCAAAATACGGAGTCACGTTCTTCTCGCCCGACGGAGAATATCGCTACGACTCCGAACGCGATGAAGTGTTTTCGACAGCCTACGGAAACCGCCAACACGCAAAGCAGGTGCTTGCCGAACCTGGCAAATCCACGTTTGACCGCGCCTTCAATCGGCTAAAGGAAGTGCTGCTGACCGTCGTCTTCAGCGACGACGCGATCTCCGGACGGATTGAAGTGCGATCCGAATAACGCTCACCGCAAAAAAACGGCGGCCGCCGTATCGGAGCCGGCACTATCACTCGACGGCGCTCCCGTTCTCACCGGGCCTCCGCGTTCTTCCCCTGCCCCGCGAAGCAACTTCCCCTCGCCCCTGAAGCAGGAGAGGAAGATTTTTCCGCGTGCAGAGCCATTTCCCGGATGACGGCTGGACGTGCAATCCCCGGCCGGCCAGTTCCGCGAAAGCTCCTCGACCGTCACCGGTCTCGTCGCTGTCTGTGGTGGAATCCGCTGCCGCGCAGTTCGCGTCGTGCAGAATCTGTGTCAAAATCTGCGTCATGTTGTGTGTAGTAACGTGCAGGGAGCCAATTTGAACGCGCCGATGACTGAACCGGAAACTCGCCCCAGCCTGATGCTTCGCGTCCGCGATCCGGCCGATCATGAGGCGTGGGATCAGTTTTCGGACCTCTATCGGCCCGTCATTCGCCGCATGGCAATGACGAAAGGAATGCAGGACGCCGATGCCGAGGATCTGGCTCAGCAGGTTCTTCTGGCGATCGCCGGAGCGATCGCTCGCTGGGAACATGATCCGGATCGAGCAACGTTTCGCACGTGGCTGCATCGCGTCACCAGGAACGCAATTCTGAACGCGATTACCCGCGGCGTCCCGGATGTCGGGTCAGGCGACGAACAAACACATCAGTTTCTGGAACAACGACCCGCCAGCAGCGGACCCGATTCAGATCTGCTGCAGATCGAATATCGCCGCGAAGTGTTTTGCGCGGCAGCCGGTGAAATCCGACACGAATTCTCCGACGAAACATGGATGTCCTTCTGGCTGACAGCGGTGGAAGGAAAAGACGTTGACGATGCCGCCGCCGAACTGGGACGAACGCGAGGCAGCGTCTACGCCTCACGCAGTCGAGTCATGAAACGACTGCGGCAGAAAGTGGAAGAATTGAGCAACTAATGGTCTGTCAGAGGTCATTTGATGAGTGAATATGAACGATCGAATGTTTGGAAGGGTGGGGCTCCTGCCCGGCCACTGCCGCGATTGACGTCCTGCGGCACACGCGGCTCGGCAGGAGCCTCGCCCTCCCGAATCGCGCCCGATGGCGGCAACCGTCCGATCCACCAAGACTCGGTTGACGAACAACCAGCCACCGCCCCCGCGCAGGCGGCGTCATCACCGAATACTGAAGTCTGACTACTGAAAACTGATAACTGACGACTAGTAACTGCCCCGTGCCCACCTCGACCTGCAACCCCGAAACCATCGACGACTTCCTGGCCGATCGCCTGGATGAAGTCGCTCAGCGTTCGTTCGAACAGCATCTGGACGAATGTGACCACTGCGGTGCGGAACTGAAACGCCGAACCGCCGACGTCACGCTGTGGAACGACGCACGAGCCTTCCTGAGTTCCTCGGAGAACCCGGCGCTGGCGTCCTGCGCGACGCACTTTGGTGACTCGGTCCGGAACTCATCCGACGCTCTCCGTCTGGATTTTCTGAATCCCACCGACGACCCGCACATGCTGGGACGTTTTGCGGGCTATGAAATCTCCGGAGTCATCGGTTGCGGCGGGATGGGGATCGTGCTGAAGGGTTTCGATGCTTCGCTGAATCGATATGCGGCGATCAAAGTGCTGGCACCACACTACGCCACCACCGGAGCCGCTCGACAGCGGTTTGCTCGGGAAGCTCAGGCTGCCGCCGCCGTTGTTCACGATAACGTGATCGCGATTCACGGTGTCAGCGAATTTAACAATCTGCCGTATTTGATCATGCCGTACCTCAAGGGCCAGTCGCTGCAGAAACGCGTCGATCAGCACGGCCCGCTGTCCGTTCCCGAAATCCTGCGCATCGCCATGCAGACAGCTCGCGGGCTGGCGGCGGCGCACGATCAGGGGCTCGTTCACCGCGACATCAAACCCGCCAACATCCTGCTGCCGGAAAACGTGGAACGAGTTCTCATCACCGACTTTGGCCTTGCCCGCGCCGCCGACGATGCCAGCCTGACCAGAAGCGGAGTCATTGCCGGCACGCCGCAATATATGTCGCCCGAACAGGCCAAAGGCGAAGGCATTGATCACCGCAGCGATTTATTCAGTCTGGGCAGCGTGATGTACACGATGGCCACCGGCCATCCGCCATTCCGAGCCGAAACGCCCTACGGCATCCTTCGCCGGATCACCGACAACGCTCATCGCCCGGTGCATGAACTTCGCAGCGACGTCCCGCTCTGGCTGTGTTCCATCATCCACCGGCTGCTGAGAAAGAACGCTGCCGACCGTTTCCGTTCCGCAGACGAAGTGGCTTCTCTGCTGGAAGACTGCCTGGCTCACGTGCAGCAACCGTCGCAGGTGCCGCTGCCGTTGTCTCTGAAACCAACCGCGCAAGCGACGCGTCATCTCCGCTGGCCGATCGCTGTGGCTGGAATCCTTCTGACTTGCGCCGCAATCGTCCTGTTCATCGTCCCGGGCGATCAGAACAAGCCTGACAGTTCGCTTGTTGCACAGGAATCACTCACGGTTGAGTCAGCCGATCAGCCTTCAGAAACGACTGACCATCAGGATCAGTTGGAACCTGCTGACAATGAACTGCAGTGGAGCGTCGACTCCGATCTGGACGACCTCGAATCCACTCTGCAACGCCTTCGGCAGGAGATGCTGTGATGGGTTCGGAAGCTTTCACGGACAAGCGGTCACGCTTCTCCTGCATCCGGTTCGGTGCCCGGAAGCGCGCTGTCACTGACGTAGCTGACCAATCACGCTTCCACTGGCACAAGGCCAGTGGTGAGCCGGTGAGGACGTTGAGCGGGGTTTGGTCCGCCGGGCTAGCTGACCAGTCTGGCTTCCACCGGCATAAAGCCGGTGGAGAGCGGAGCCATGAGCGTGGGAAATCTCTTCGCCTTTCCGCCACCTCCGCCATCACGGCCTCCCCCACCTTCGCCGCCACCACCGCTGCTATCAATGCCTTTCACCGCCACCGGCTTCACGCCGGTGGAGCGCTGACGACCAGCTACAACCTCAGCCCCACCCGGCCACCACCCCTGCCGGTGGGCCATGACTGGTCAGGCTACAGGCCCAACCGACCCCAACGACGAATTCGGAATTCCACCGCTACATCCGTCGTCGCACGGCCTGCATGTCATACGGTCCGATCGTTCCGGCGTAGTATCCGGGCATCCAGAGATTCAGCATTCCGTGTCGGAAAGCCACGTTGTTCATGTACGACAGAGCGATCTCAGCGGGCGAGCGTTCATAGCGAATTCGAACGGTCAGATGCACGTGGTCAGGCAGCAGAGCGAGCCGGGAGATTTGATGGCCCCATTTTTCGGCCGTCGCCAGAATCGCGGACCGAGTGATCTCATGAAACGAGACCTCGGCCGTTCGCCAGCGCTGCGCATGCACGAAGACAAGATGCAGCGCGAGAACATGCTGCCCGTGACCACTATGAAGCGGTTCCGTCAGATCAATGTCTGTCGACACAACGCTGAGTGCCTCGAGCAACTGCTGGCTGTGAGCATCAGCCATTTCGTGATGTTCGAACTGTTCCGCAACGTAGCGTTCAACCGTGGCCGCAGCGGCATCGCCGACGGTGCTCAGGCGAAAGTTCCGTCGCAGCGAAACTCCGCCGAACGGCCGTACCGAATGCTGAAGCCTTCCTTTCACATTCTTGACGATCTCGGTCGGGATGACCGCCGGTTGAGTGCTGAGCAGAAACTGAATGGTCTCACTGGTCCGCCGATGAAACTCAAGAATGCGGATGTTGTCCGCTTCCAGCGACGCTTTCAGGGTGTCGAGCCATTGTTGTTCGTCCGGCAGCGTCCCCGAAGAAACACCGCCAGCGACCATCTCAACTGATAGGCGGGGCGACAGTTTTCTTTCGGTGTAAAGGGCGTGGGAGTCATTGGCCGAAGATCGTAATCTGGAAAACTGAACTTCGCCAATGGCTCTGGTCATCGCAGGCCAGAGGTTTGCGGCGTTGCGTGCTACTCACGCCACCGGCACGAGGCCTGACGGGGTTTGCAGTCCGCTTCCACCGGCACAAGGCCGGGAGCGGAGGAGGGATTGGGTCGGCGGCGTCGTGCTTCCAC
This portion of the Planctomycetaceae bacterium genome encodes:
- a CDS encoding transposase, with protein sequence MVAGGVSSGTLPDEQQWLDTLKASLEADNIRILEFHRRTSETIQFLLSTQPAVIPTEIVKNVKGRLQHSVRPFGGVSLRRNFRLSTVGDAAAATVERYVAEQFEHHEMADAHSQQLLEALSVVSTDIDLTEPLHSGHGQHVLALHLVFVHAQRWRTAEVSFHEITRSAILATAEKWGHQISRLALLPDHVHLTVRIRYERSPAEIALSYMNNVAFRHGMLNLWMPGYYAGTIGPYDMQAVRRRM
- a CDS encoding sigma-70 family RNA polymerase sigma factor produces the protein MTEPETRPSLMLRVRDPADHEAWDQFSDLYRPVIRRMAMTKGMQDADAEDLAQQVLLAIAGAIARWEHDPDRATFRTWLHRVTRNAILNAITRGVPDVGSGDEQTHQFLEQRPASSGPDSDLLQIEYRREVFCAAAGEIRHEFSDETWMSFWLTAVEGKDVDDAAAELGRTRGSVYASRSRVMKRLRQKVEELSN
- a CDS encoding agmatine deiminase family protein, with translation MQADPENYRWPAEWEGHAATWVAWPVNANTWPGLFERIPPAFARFVAAVSRFEPVRILAGSESVIKAARPFVVEACSAVESCHSVDFVEIPVNDSWCRDHGPIFLNRRPNVGSGPEQIVIDWDYNAWGEKYPPWDQDAKVAGRIAARLDMPAVRPELILEGGSVDGNGAGTILTTESCLLNPNRNRGITRERMEAALRRFMGARNVVWLPGHGILGDDTDGHVDQVARFADARRVLVAAPYSDDAPEAKKLRANFKAVANGVNADGQPLDPIPLKLPKPLFQQKHRLPASYCNFYIVNGAVIVPLFQDRADETAMQQIQNCFPDHEIAGVDALDLIWGLGAFHCMTQQQPLKS
- a CDS encoding serine/threonine-protein kinase; the protein is MPTSTCNPETIDDFLADRLDEVAQRSFEQHLDECDHCGAELKRRTADVTLWNDARAFLSSSENPALASCATHFGDSVRNSSDALRLDFLNPTDDPHMLGRFAGYEISGVIGCGGMGIVLKGFDASLNRYAAIKVLAPHYATTGAARQRFAREAQAAAAVVHDNVIAIHGVSEFNNLPYLIMPYLKGQSLQKRVDQHGPLSVPEILRIAMQTARGLAAAHDQGLVHRDIKPANILLPENVERVLITDFGLARAADDASLTRSGVIAGTPQYMSPEQAKGEGIDHRSDLFSLGSVMYTMATGHPPFRAETPYGILRRITDNAHRPVHELRSDVPLWLCSIIHRLLRKNAADRFRSADEVASLLEDCLAHVQQPSQVPLPLSLKPTAQATRHLRWPIAVAGILLTCAAIVLFIVPGDQNKPDSSLVAQESLTVESADQPSETTDHQDQLEPADNELQWSVDSDLDDLESTLQRLRQEML